The Mauremys mutica isolate MM-2020 ecotype Southern chromosome 20, ASM2049712v1, whole genome shotgun sequence genome contains the following window.
gcctccTGGCCTGCCCACGTGGTTCCCCGACCCGGAAGTGCCCGGCGCCCACGTGGTGGGCAAGGAAGATGCCGGAGCCGGAGCTGAAAATCAACGCGGGCTTCGCGGCGCGCTACGGGCGCTACCGGCGGCGGGAGGAGCTGCAGCGGCGtgagccgggggcggggcctggcgagggggcggggcctgcgaGGGGGGGCACCCCAGGgcgcctttccccagcaggggCCTGTccctgcgcagccccccccccattgcataacatctgcccctgcagccccccccgccctgacccagagacacccccccccgctccttccctGGTCCTGGAGGAGGGGattgggggtggctgggggggggaagtcgGGGCGGGTTGGGCacctgggagagaggggaggaggtACCCACAGACCCCCCCGCTAACCCCACTGCCTTTGACCACCCAGTGCAGGATCGCTATGGGGCCGACGAGGAGTCCAGCTCGGAATCGGAGGAAAGTGGGGACGACGTGGTGAGCGTGGGATGGAGGCTGGGGGTCAGCGGGCCTGAGAACGGGGCGCGGCTTCAGaaccggactcctgggttctatccccagccctgggaggggagagagggctagtgggccagagcagggggctgggagccaggattccccCTGACGCTGACTGGCTCTGTGCCCTCGGGTGAGTGACTTccctgctcagtgcctcagtttccccctctgtcctGTGGGGATAATGCTGAGCTGCTCCTTGGTACCTTGTGGGGTGGGGTCCGTGCTAGacacagtgccccagagaaagggggggtCACTGCTGACTAACCCGCTGGTCACGGCAGGAGCTGGACCCCCTGCAAGACCGAGATTTCTACCGCactctggccctgctgaaaaccaaggaccccaggaTCTACCAGCAAGACGCCACCTTCTACAGCCAAGCAGGTAACGTCTCCCCCTCCCACGTGTGCCTCTgctgtgcacccctccccctcgctCCCTGCCCCGGTGGCTCCCCCCCATCAGAGCCGCAGGGTTGGCGTGACTCTGTGGTGCTGCCAGGAGGAAGCATTGTCCGAGGTGGGTCCCGCTGGTCACAGTAACTCTGTTCCCCTCGcccagctgtgctggggggggggaccgCGACCGCTCGGGGCAGAGGCACGggcctggctcccatgggcagctCGCCACGTTGCCGTAATAACCCAGGAGGGACACACTGCATGGGATCCCCTTCCTGCGCCCCCCCAGCTTAATTCCCagctgggacccctcccccgctgccttTACTCCATTCCCGAAGTCCCCACCCCCAAGGCCATGGCTGGGGTCCCCGACCCAGGAATGCTGGGCTGTGGCTCCCCGATCTATGGGGACGCCCTTCCCAGCCTGCAGGACACCCGCACGTCCAGCTgcctccccggctctccccgcgctgagctgggctgtggctCTGTTCTCAGAGTCTTTGTCAGAAAGCGGGAGGGAGGCAGCAGCTCTGAAGAGGAAGGAGAAGCCCATGTACCTGAAGGATTACGAGAGGAAGGTGATCCTGGAGAAGGAAGGGTaaggagcgggggctgggctgggccgggcggggcTATGGAGGTCCCTCGAGGGGCGATTTCATAGGGTTTAAGGCTGTTTTAAGtaggcaagacccaccagccgtGCATCTTAACGGAGGACGCTTTGTCCCAGGTCAGAGCCCTGATGTGCACTGACCGATATCTCGTCTCCAGCCGAGGCCAATCTCTGATGCTTTAGAGGCAGGCGGGAGGGGGACCCCCCCCAGGATATATCTGTCTGATTGTGCCCTGGGAAAAacatcccttcctgccccctgccagcgaCTGGCTGAGGCCCTGAAACCTGTGATTGGATTATAGCCCTTGGCTTAATGCAGAGCTTCAGGTGTTCGGTGTGCGTTGAGGACAACGCGGATGAGGGGTTGGCCTCCCTCTGGAGCCTTCTGGCCACTGGCCAAAGGCCCAGGACTGGTGGCCCCGTCGCTGAAAGGGCAGTGCAGAGTTTGAGGGCTCCTCCTCCGGCAGGCAGCGGTGGGTCTGTGGCAGTGCTGGCATAGCCGGGATTGGGTGCTCGGCCCCTCTGCCGATGGCGGCTGACATGGTGCGGGGGCTGCGTAAGCTGCCAGATAACCAGTTTTCTTCCTCTTCCAGCAAATACGAGGaggatgaggaggacgaggaagCAGCAGCTGAAAGACAGAAGGTGGGGAGGGGTTTGGAAAGGGCCTTTTCAGgttgtgtgtggggcaggggggggctgttTCTCTGCCCAGAGAGAGTGAGGGAGGAGGTGCCAGGAAAGCCTTCCCCCTACAGAGCCTGTTCTGCTTCCTTAACCCCCACCTGCGGTGTCAATGGGACGTGGgattctcctcttcctgccctatGCTGTTGCAGCACAGCTGCTGAAAGACTgctgggccccaccccagaggtggccgcatctcagtgcCAGGGGAGGGAACCCTGTATAAAGAGcctccatgccccaccccagaggcggccaCATCTAGtgccaggggagggacccctgtATAAAGAGcctccatgccccaccccagaggtggccgcatctcagcgctgggGGAGGGATCCCTTTGGGGGTATGGAGACCGGTGCCAGGTTTAGCCCTCTGTTTCCCTTGCTGTGCAGAGAGCCGCCTCCCAGAGCTACGTTGAGGAGCAGAAGCGAATCAAGGAGAGGTGAGGGGGAGGGCAGAgtgtggggcacagggtgggcgTGGGTGACCAGGGTGGGTTCCTGCAGGGACCCACCAGACACGGGGGTCGCCGGGGGGATGGGCTGTGAGCCCCCATAGGGGTaggtgtgcagcagctgcctgttgGGGAggtgccggctgggggggctAGTGGTGCCCAGCACTTCAGCCAGGCAGGTGCGTGTGGTCGTTTGGGGGGGTGGACGGTGGCTTCGAACCCCGGTTCCCGCTGCTAATCCCGCGGCGTCCCCGTCCCGGCAGCTTCCGGCCGTTCGTGGCAGACAGCGACGGGGAGGAGAGCGCGGGGGAGGGCGGCTCGGCCCTGCTGCAGAAACGGATCAAGAGCCCGGAGGAGAAGGTGGGTGACTGCTGTGTGGAGGGGTGGTGGCTCCGGGTCCCTGGGCCAGTGGGGGTTCTGGGCAGAGACGGTTCCTGTGCTGGGGGGGTCAGGCGGCTGGGCTCGGGGGCTGCGGTTCTGGGAGCTGACTCCCCTAGGCGGTTCTGGGAGCTGACTCCCCTAGGTGGGGATCTcggcacggcgcctcctgctgggctggctgggtgctggggccgggggggctgcgcTGGCGTCCAGGGCGCTGATGGGGTCTCTGCTATCTCCTCCCCAGGCGCGAGAGGAGGAGGGTTATGTCAGCTGGCTCAAAGGGCAGGATTCGCCCCCGGACCAGCAGCTCGAGGACTTGGTAAGCGGGCGTCCGTTCTCCCCCGGCCAGGTGCTGTCGGAGTCCCGGACCCCAGGGCCAGCGTcccctgtgacctgtccctggcTGCCCGGGCTGGGCGCGGCCGGTGGGGGGGGGATGCCTGGGGGCCGGGCAGAGACCCCCAcaagcgccccctgctggcgggtgaATAGGATCCACAGCCAGTGTAAACCCAAATTGCGCCCACCAGCCCCTGGCCCAACACTTCgccctttgcccagggtcccGGCGCTCCAGCGTCTCCCCTCTGGAGAGTCCATCCTCAGCCACGGGCAGGAGGCTCCTGCCGGGCGCCGGCCCCTCGGGGCTCTGTTCTGCTCTCTCCCTTGCGATCTCCTGGGACTGCGGCGTGGGTCAGCCCAGCCTGAGATCCGCTCCTGCCCGCCCCCAtctgcctgcagctctggctcGGCCCCGGGGGCCCGTCTAGCCTGGGATCCCGGCTCGGACAGGAgtggcaccagctgcttcagaggtgGGAGCGGGAGGCAGAAATGGGATTGGCTGCCCCTGGGGGAAGTCCCTCCCGACCCACGTCAGTTAGAGCGTTGGGGTCCTGCCCCAAAGCGAGAGGGGGTCCTAAGCCCCTCTCCCAACCTGGCCTCAGTCAGcaccttgtggcagtgagttccgccGGCTTCTCTCCACCAGGCCCCGCTGAAGGAGTATTGGAGCGACCCCACGCTGGAGCCCGGGGAGCGCTTCCTACGCGACTACATCCTGAACAAGGgctacgaggaggaggaggaggaggagggaaggcacGTGCAGTGGGTGCAGCTGGGGAGCAGCTTTCCTGCCCTCTGTCTTTCCCTGCCGCGTGGGGCTGGATGAAGGACCCCGACCCCAGGAGCCAGATCACGAGCGGACCATGttttatggggtgggggtggggggtctgtaACTTGGGGGGCCTGGTTTGACCCCCTGTGCTGCGTGCCCTGCAGATCCAGTGGGGGTTGGGCCCCCAGAATCATGGCTCTGCTCAGCAGCGCTCCCTGGTGGGCGGCTCCGCCCCAGCTGCGCCTGCCTGGACATGTGTCCTTTGGAACTCCTGGAGACCGGCCGCCTCTCCCATTGGCCAGTCTGGGGTGGGTGTGGCCACCCTGGCCAAtcagagcaggagctgggggggttatTGCTGTGGCAGGAGGAGAACCCACTGGAACCAGATGGGGACGGGtgtggtggggagtgggggggcagccatggggctgggagtgttggggggggcaggggggcttccTGGGGATAGCGGGCGGGGGTGAAAACATGGCCTGTGAGCAGAGGTCCCTgtagctggggcggggggggcagggttacCCCCCAGGGGGGTGGCTAGTGCCTGGAGAGGCACCTGTTGAAATCAACATATGGGGCAAGCATGCGGCGCTGCGGAGTGGGGGTGAcagctgccagcagggggcgcttggCCTTGGCCTGGGgagggctagagcagggggggagcctgggctgggcccccccacccccactctgtcctgctgctcccaggccCGGCTGATGCTGCTGGCTCTTAGCTCAGCCCTTCAGATCCCGGGGTCGTGGGTTCGATCCCCGGCGCCGATGGCCCAGCCAGGGTGTCACGTCACCCCCAGGAGAGGTTCCGGGGAGGGTTGGTTAGTTCCTGGAGACACCCGCCCCCCATGGCCTTGTTGTCTCTCCCCAGGGGCCCCGGGGCCGTGGCGCCGCTGCGGCTGGAGGACTCCTCGGACGAGGGGGAGCTCTTCCTCAAGAAGCAGGAGGAGTTTGAGCGCAAGTACAACTTCCGCTTTGAGGAGCCTGACGCGCAGCTGGTAAGGGCCCCcctgcgctccaagcaggggagaaacctggctccaaatattggtggagcagagcccctgattttgaatattcctggggctttagcctcaggagcccatataagttggcgcccatgggtgGGACGCGAAAGGGTCCCAGGAGGGCGGTGCGGGGAGACCCCGCCCCAGCTGGAGTGTGGGGGCTGCAGTGTTGGGTGCCTCCCATACTGTGGGTGGGGGCGTCCAGGCCGTGGGTGCAGGACGCCAGGGTCCCTGGAGTCTcgcctgtgtgtgggggggatctggTGGTAATCCGGGTGCCCTGTCCCCCCCAGGTGAGGACCTATCCCCGGACCATCGCCAGCTCAGTGCGCAGGAAGGACGAGCGGCGCAAGGAGAAGCGTGAGGAGatcagggagaggaagaggaaggtGAGAGATGCCCCCAGTgtgggggggcggtggggggtgggctgaagggggggctgggggttctcCACCCCTGGAGTCGCGGAGCTGAGCGAACAAAGACTGTTCAATAGGGGGAGAGAACagggggcccggacgcctgggttctagccccagctccgggaagggagtggggtctagcggttagagcacggggtgggggctgggagccaggacgcctgggttctcttcctgcccCTGTCTCTGGTTGGTCTTTACCCTCCGTGTACTGGTGTCTCCAGGGGCTGGTTCTATCGGACACAGAGTCTCTTGGGGGTTAGGagccgcccctcccccatccctgtgtTGCATGGCCCCCCCGGCGGAGGCATCAGCGACCGAGGGGAGCCCATCCCATAATAAGCCCCGGTCCGTTCCCCCCCAGGAGAAGGCCCGGAAGCAGGAGGAGTTGAAGCAGCTGAAGAACCTGAAGCGCCAGGAGATCCTGGCCAAGCTGGAGAAGCTGCGGGAGGCGACGGGCAACGCGACCGTGGGCTTcggggagcaggagctggagggggccTTCGACCCGGCCGAACACGACCGGCTCATGCAGGCGAGAGGCCCCCGTGCACCTGCCCTCGCCCGGGGGGGCCTGGCGCCTCCTGGCCTGTGCcacagacacccccccgcccccccaggcccTGGCACCTCTCAGCCCTGCGCCACAgacacctcccctgccccccccgggcccTGGCACCTCTCAGCCCTGtgccacagacaccccccccttcaccccactGGGGCCTGGCACCTCTCAGCCCTGtgccacagacaccccccccgccctccactgGGCCCTGGCACCTCTCAGCCCTGCGCCACAGACACCCCCGTGCTCCCCCCGGGCCCTGGCACCTCTCAGCCCTGTGCcacagacacccccccgcccccccgggccctgGCACCTCTCAGCCCTGCGCCACagacaccccccctgccccccactgggcCCTGGCACCTCTCGGCCCTGcgccacagacaccccccccaccccccactgggcCCTGGCACCTCTCAGCCCTGCGCCAcagacacccccctgccccccactgggcCCTGGCACCTCTCGGCCCTGCGCCACggacacccccctgccccccactggggCCTGGCACCTCTCAGCCCTGcgccacagacacccccccctgccccccactgggcCCTGGCACCTCTCGGCCCTGCGCCACagacaccccccctgccccccactggggCCTGGCACCTCTCGGCCCTGCGCCAcagacacccccctgccccccactgggTCCTGGCACCTCTCGGCCCTGtgccacagacaccccccccttcaccccactGGGCCCTGGCACCTCTCAGCCCTGCGCCACGGACacccccccccttcaccccactGGGGCCTGGCACCTCTCGGCACCTCCTGGCTGGCCTGCAGGGACCTCCCCGCTCTCTCCATGGGGCCCTCGCATCTCCTGACTCTGCCACGCCCATCTGGGCTCCAAGGGTTAATGTCCCGTGCCAAGCCCAgctggctcccatctggccccggCCCCATGTCCCCGGCCTGGCCTGGCTCCTCTGTGGGTCACCGGGCCGCATCCCCAGCGGCAGGggggtcccctcccctctggggcgAGAGGTGCAgcccggcagggggctggggtggggacctGCCGTGGGGGGCTCCTTTGTCCTgtccccctgggactccctgccccggGGGAGGAGGGATCCTGCCCCGGGGGAGGAGGGATCCTGCCCCGGGAGAGGAGGGATCCTGCCCCGGGGGAGGAGGGATCCTGCCCCTCTCCGCCCAGCTGGTCACTCGGCTccttctcttcccaccccacagAAATTCTTTGGGGCCGAGTATTAtggggaggctgaggaggagaaGCCGCAGttccaggaggaggagggtgtgGATGGTAGGTAGATGGGGGAATGTGGGGGGAGGACAATGGGGGGGCAGCATGAGACTGCCACCCCCCCCTCTGTGCTCCGATCAGCTGGGGAGATCActtcgcccccccacccccctctgcagggggaaggtgatCTGATTTGCATATTCACATATGCAAATGAGACTCGCTCCCTTTGGGAGGGGCTGGCTCCATAGCGCCCCAAACTGcaaacggggggggggcagcaaggGGACATTGCATCTGAGCTTCCCCCCCATTCCTGTCCCAAAGCCTGTGGGCAGGGCTGTTAAAATCAGCTGCCGCGCCcagccagaggtggctgcctctcagtggtggtggtgggggggtgatcCCTGCCCCGGCTCAcagctgggggcgtggggggggcagtgggagtACGAATCCGCTCCAGCGAAACCGTCTCTTTCCCCTTTGGACCCAGACGGCTGGAACTGGGACACCTGGCGTGGCCGGGCCGCGGAGGGGGGCGAGTGGCCGGAGGACGAGGGGAGCTGCGAGCCGCACTGCGAGGACCCCGACTTCGTCGTACGTCGCTGGGGCAGAGGGAATTCGCCGGCCGGTGCTCAGAGCCCGCTGGTGGCAGTGCCggggggctccagcagggggcgctcccgGCACGTTCGGGGGGGCCCCGCTTGGGGATCGGGCCCGtggcgctggggggtggggggggggtctccctgagCCGAGCGTGACGGGCGCCCTGGGGCGGTTCTGTCCCCCCAGATGGATGCGGATTACGAGCCCCGCGGGCGGCCGGCCCCCCCCCGGAAGCGGCAGCAGGAGGCGCCGACGCTGCTGGGCAAGAGGAAGCGCAAGACGCGGTTCACGGAGGCCGTGGAGCGGGAGAAGCCCCCGTTCGACCCCggtaagggggggcgggggggtctgcccggagcctgctccagctccttGGGCCTAGCAGCcgtcctgccccgccccaccgGGAGCCCCTGGGTGCCGCCCTCCGGCCCCTCCCGGTGCCCTCTGGGTCTGCCCCAAGGGCGTCCTGCGGCCAGGGGGCCCAGCCCCCTCAGGGCCCCCCCCAGCTGAGAGGGGGAGCTGACCTGGGTGGGGGGTcactgggggacagggctgggctgggggcgctgccctgggctgggagggggttgCTGGCCCAGGGAGCCCCTGAAGCCCCCCCACGCCCAGGGCTGTGCTGAGccccccgtctccccccccccagaggagGGCTCCTTCGAGCAGTACCTGGACGAGTATTATCGGCTGGACTATGAGGACCTGATCGACGACCTGCCCTGTCGCTTCCGGTACCGCGCCGTGGTGCCCTGCGACTTCGGCCTCAGCACCGACGAGGTACCCGCTGTCCCCTGGTGCccgctgccccttccccgccACTCCCCCGTCCGGCGCCCCTTCCCCGTCCGgcacccgccccctgctccaccgGCCTCCCCACAGTTCAGGGCCTAGCCTGGCTTCtgtcccagctccaggaggggagtggggcctagtggtcagagcagggggctgggaaccaggacccctgagttctctccccagctctgccccgacTCTCTGACCTCAGGGGATCAATCCTGTCCCttcgccgtgcctcagtttccccgtctggATCCAAGGTGGGTCCCTGCCCCTCACAGGTCATGAACCCTCCCCCACTTTGCTCTCGCCCCCCGTCAGATCCTGGCCGCTGACGACAAGGAGCTAAACCGCTGGTGCTCGCTGCGCAAGACCTGCATGTacaggtgaggggctggggggctcccctcccctgcggcgcttgggggtggggtgggggatgggacggCAGCAGATGGGTCCTGGGCCCCCGGCCCAGCTGGGGGACAAGGGGTGTTTCAAACCAGGACTTGGCTTTGCTCAGGTGAGcaggcaggggaggctgggagctaggactcctgggttctatccctggctctgggaggggagtggggtctagtggttagggcaggggggaggctgggagccagaactcctgggttctatccctggctctgagaggggagtgaagTGTGGAGGTTAgatctggggtggaggggagggctcggagtcaggactcctgggttctgtgtgtgcctcagtttccctctccatAGCATTGCCGGATTATTGTCCATGTCCCGTTCACACGCTGCCAGGCTGATTCTCAGCCCTTCTCCTCCAACTAGAGGCCTCGGAGGGTGACCCCTGGGTCCCTCTCTGTGGGTCAGTATCTGAGCCCTCCGGCCCCGCGTCTCCCCGCAGGTCGGAGAAGGAGGAGCTCCAGGACAAAGCCGCCTACACCCGCAAGGCGCAGAACACCAGCAAGAAGCAGCAGGTCCTCAAGTCCCTGTCAGCCGCGTACGTACCCTGGGCCTGGGCTCCAACAGGGGGCGCCAGCGCTGAGTCCCCCACACTCCCGCCACGCGATTTGAACCCTTCACCTGCACGGGAGCTCGTCTCTAACCACCTTGTTTTGGCTGGGAGTTCCCTTGGTTTTTAGGAGTCCCAGGAGGCTGCtggatgcccccctcccccgctgctgcACATTCTGTGGGGCTCCGGGGGGCTGGCAGCAGGAGGGGGTCGCACTGGGGTTTCAGAACTGAGCCTGCTCTGCGGAGAGCAgggtccctcctctcccccccgctgCTGGGGCCTGTTGGTCAGTGCCCCCCTGCCAGGCTGGGAGGGCGGGGGGTGCCCCTGAGCCGGGCGATGCTGTGCTCACATGAGGCACCGGGGGTcagtggaactccctgccacatgaGCCCAGGGAGGCCAAGAGCTGGGCAGTGTGAAAAGCCTGGATGCTTGTACCTCTGCTGCCTCCCGCAGGGCGTCCTGCACCTTCCGCCGGAGACGGGATACCCGGCTGGATGGGCCCCCGGGCTGGCGATGCCCCTGCTCTCGGGGCCGCAGGCCTCGCAGGGGTGGGTGGCTCTGGCAGGGCTGAATTGGCACCATGCCCTAGGCTCCCCCCCGATTTTCACCTGGCCCCTCTCCTTGTCCTGCAGCGCGGAGGCGGCCGGCAGGGCCGAGACACGGCCCAAGCTGGGGAAGAAGCACCAGGACAAGGCGAAGGAGCAGGAGCCGCACGGCGCCGGCCTGGCTGAGTGCCAGGAGGACGAGGGGCCCTCGGTGCCCATGGCAGgggccctcagccccaccctgcagcctgggggcccGGCGGGCAAGGCCTCCCCTGGGCCCCAGGCCCCCAAGGCAGGGCCGCGGCCGAGGCGGCGGGGGCGGaaggggctgctgctgggtgccAAGGTGCGGGTGGGCGGGCGGGAGTTCAGCGGGCACCGGCTCCAGGCCTACGGGCTCAACCCGCGCCGCCTGCGCCACCGCCAGCTCCAGCGCCGAAGCAGGAGGCGGCCGGCGCAACAGACTCAGCGGGCCGAGGGGCCCGGCCGCCAGGGGCCCCTGGGCAAAGCCGCCCGGGCCTGAGCCCCAGGCCTACCCtggaactgagggtggggtggCAGCTTCCGCCCCAGGGCCAGTTTTACCTCGCCTGCGGCTGGGGTCACTGTGTCTGCCCCTTCCAGCCGACGGAGGTGGCGCTGCTCGAAGCCCGGCCGCCTGGCTCCAGTTctggctcagtgcctcagtttcccctgctggAGCTGGTGCTGAGTGTTTGGTTGCAGCGAGCGGAGCAGGGCCCGTTTGTCCTCCAGCCCCGCTGGGCGTTGTTCCCTTGTTTACAGATTCCGAAATAAACCTCGACCCGGTGCTCCGGCTCCGAGAGCTGCTTTCCTCTCGGGCCGGCCAGTGCCAGCTGCGGCTCCCCCGGAAACGCTGCTGCTGCTTACCGTAAAATGGGCCTGTTCCCCCGGCCCGGGGTGCTGCTGGCTGCACGGGGCCGGGGGTGGTGGAGGGTGAGGCTGTGGGCTGGGTCGGGcggctgtcccccctccccccgcagagcagGGGCGGCCTTAGCCCTGGCAGCCGGTGTCCTCGGGGGACCCGCTAATGCCACGTGGAGCCGAGTCTCCTACCTGCCCTAATCGGGCAGCGCAAACTGAGCCAAAGCCGGTTTTTCTGATGCAAAATTGCCTCTGGGgggaaggcttggggggggggaggggtagatcCTGCttttccccagctcccttggggGCACAGGGAGtcctgggctgtggggcagggccctgaGGTGCATTACACGAatggccccccccccctcccggccggGCGAGCCCCTGGCCCTGTGCTGGCAGCCTGGCTCCGGTCTGGGGCAGCCCCCGGTGCCGCCtgtggctcccagctgctgttgcCCGGCTGTGCCCACCCCAGCTGCTAGCGCTCAGCCCTGGCGCTGTGGGGGGCTAGTGCCCATACTGCTGTGGGGCCCAGCTGCCCTGTCCCTCCCAGCACCGGCCGGGGACAGGGGACGTGCAGGGCTGATGGTGCCGCCCGGTGCccgaggctggagccagccctgccttgcCGGTGGCCCCCTCCAGGCTGCAGCTAAGCCCCTGAGCCGCCTTAGCGGGTGAGGCGAGGGCGAGGCAGGCGGCCCTTGGCTGGCCGAGCGGTttaaggggccagggcaggcggggCGAGGCCCCAGGCTGGGCACAGAGCGGCAGGAGTGCTGGGGAGATGGTCCCGGTTCGCCTGTGGCGctcggcggggccggggcggggccgtgcgctgctgctggcagggctcctgctgctgctgctccggcaGGCGGCCAAGCAGTGAGTATCtggcacctgggggggggggcgtcggggggggcagcaggggctgtcGGCAGGGCCAGGAGCAGCTGTGGGTGCTGGGCCACGGCTCCCTTGTAATTCAGGGCCCAGCTCTTGCTGTGGGGGCAGGCTGGGAcgagaccccccccacacaccccatagtgcaggctgggatggggctcaggggtTCCCCAATGGCCACCTACCTCAGCAAGCAAAGCAAGGGGGCTGCTGCTTCAGGCtgccattgtgccaggcgctgtacatggTGTATTACTGTAGCGCCTGGTGCTGTAcatgcgggcggggggggggggcgtgtattacagtagtgcccaggCACCCCCTCCCCATTGTACCAGGCACATCACAAGCCCAGGACAGGCCGGGCCCCCAAGGACTCCCTGGCATTTAGTGGCTGCTGGGGCAGTTCTGCCAGGCagggcctctccctccccccccatccctgccatgggtgggccaggccctgagccccccagGTGCTGGCAAAGCCTGGCACCACCACGCTGACAAGCGGTGCAGGGTCAGGGTGGGCACCAGGTGCCCCCGCTCCGGCCTTGCCAG
Protein-coding sequences here:
- the KRI1 gene encoding protein KRI1 homolog; the protein is MPEPELKINAGFAARYGRYRRREELQRLQDRYGADEESSSESEESGDDVELDPLQDRDFYRTLALLKTKDPRIYQQDATFYSQAESLSESGREAAALKRKEKPMYLKDYERKVILEKEGKYEEDEEDEEAAAERQKRAASQSYVEEQKRIKESFRPFVADSDGEESAGEGGSALLQKRIKSPEEKAREEEGYVSWLKGQDSPPDQQLEDLAPLKEYWSDPTLEPGERFLRDYILNKGYEEEEEEEGRGPGAVAPLRLEDSSDEGELFLKKQEEFERKYNFRFEEPDAQLVRTYPRTIASSVRRKDERRKEKREEIRERKRKEKARKQEELKQLKNLKRQEILAKLEKLREATGNATVGFGEQELEGAFDPAEHDRLMQKFFGAEYYGEAEEEKPQFQEEEGVDDGWNWDTWRGRAAEGGEWPEDEGSCEPHCEDPDFVMDADYEPRGRPAPPRKRQQEAPTLLGKRKRKTRFTEAVEREKPPFDPEEGSFEQYLDEYYRLDYEDLIDDLPCRFRYRAVVPCDFGLSTDEILAADDKELNRWCSLRKTCMYRSEKEELQDKAAYTRKAQNTSKKQQVLKSLSAAAEAAGRAETRPKLGKKHQDKAKEQEPHGAGLAECQEDEGPSVPMAGALSPTLQPGGPAGKASPGPQAPKAGPRPRRRGRKGLLLGAKVRVGGREFSGHRLQAYGLNPRRLRHRQLQRRSRRRPAQQTQRAEGPGRQGPLGKAARA